In Thermanaeromonas sp. C210, the following proteins share a genomic window:
- a CDS encoding winged helix-turn-helix domain-containing protein, with amino-acid sequence MQARYKIWLEEGEHIFGEGLFALLREIDRRGSINQAAQQMHMSYRQAWGRIKKAEERLGFRLLVTRIGGEAGGGAELTPEGRRLVENFHRFLEEVDRAIGEAFARNFGYPR; translated from the coding sequence TTGCAGGCGCGCTACAAGATATGGCTGGAGGAAGGAGAGCATATTTTCGGGGAGGGGTTATTTGCCCTTCTCCGGGAAATAGACCGGCGGGGCTCTATCAACCAGGCTGCCCAGCAGATGCACATGTCTTACCGTCAGGCATGGGGCCGGATAAAAAAGGCCGAAGAGCGGCTGGGTTTTCGCTTGCTGGTAACCCGGATCGGTGGCGAGGCCGGCGGCGGCGCCGAACTGACCCCAGAAGGGCGAAGGCTAGTGGAAAACTTTCACCGTTTCCTGGAAGAAGTAGACCGGGCCATCGGGGAAGCCTTTGCAAGAAATTTTGGTTATCCCCGGTAG
- a CDS encoding substrate-binding domain-containing protein yields MTVYLPSWLRRYLTPLVVGILLIGLLAGCGQKAEGEAPPVASAKKPVILATTTSTMDTGLLDVLIPLFEKETGYTVKPHGVGTGQALAMGEQGNADVLLVHAPEDEKKLVDKGVVINRQLVMHNDFVIVGPPEDPAGVKEAGSSAEAFRRIATQEALFVSRGDDSGTHKKEKAIWSQAGIQPSGRWYQEAGAGMGQTLNIASEKGGYTLTDRGTYLALRKNLKLDILLEGEKSLLNIYHVMQVNPDKFPDLEINSEGAKAFIDFLLAPETQKIIGDFGKDKYGQPLFFPDAGKDENSLGM; encoded by the coding sequence ATGACCGTGTACTTACCTAGCTGGCTAAGAAGGTATTTAACCCCCTTGGTAGTGGGAATTTTGCTAATAGGTCTACTCGCCGGCTGCGGTCAGAAGGCCGAAGGGGAAGCCCCGCCGGTAGCTTCTGCCAAGAAACCGGTGATCCTGGCTACTACTACCAGTACCATGGACACCGGCCTGCTGGATGTACTGATCCCCTTGTTTGAAAAAGAAACGGGCTATACGGTGAAGCCCCATGGCGTAGGTACGGGCCAGGCCCTGGCCATGGGAGAGCAGGGCAATGCCGATGTGCTTCTGGTGCATGCCCCGGAAGACGAGAAAAAGCTGGTGGATAAGGGCGTAGTGATAAATCGCCAGCTGGTCATGCATAATGATTTCGTTATCGTAGGTCCGCCGGAGGATCCGGCCGGAGTCAAGGAGGCCGGGAGCTCCGCCGAAGCCTTCCGCAGAATTGCGACCCAGGAGGCCCTCTTTGTTTCCCGGGGAGATGATTCCGGAACCCATAAGAAGGAAAAGGCCATCTGGAGCCAGGCCGGGATCCAGCCTTCCGGCCGCTGGTACCAGGAGGCCGGGGCCGGCATGGGCCAGACTCTGAATATCGCTTCGGAGAAGGGGGGCTATACCCTCACCGACCGGGGGACCTATCTGGCCCTCAGGAAAAACCTGAAGCTGGACATCTTACTGGAGGGAGAGAAGTCACTCCTTAACATATACCATGTCATGCAGGTCAATCCCGACAAGTTTCCGGATTTGGAAATCAATAGCGAGGGAGCCAAGGCTTTTATAGACTTCCTTCTGGCGCCGGAAACCCAAAAGATAATCGGGGATTTCGGCAAGGATAAGTATGGCCAGCCCCTCTTCTTCCCGGATGCCGGTAAGGACGAAAACAGTCTCGGGATGTGA
- a CDS encoding ABC transporter permease: MGTAWQGLVRGVELLVGLDPGVLEVVWLTLRVCGQATVLSVLVGVPLGAFLAFRRFLGRGLVVSVVNTLMGIPPTVVGLWVSFLLWRSGPLGRLELIYTPTAIVIAQAVIAAPLVTGLSMAAFQQLPQKLPAQILALGASPVQLFWTLLKEARLGLLAAVIAGFGGVVSEVGASMMVGGNILHHTRVLTTAIVMEVSRGNFAMAWALSFILLGLSFTVTAVLTLLQQGRRRYGD; this comes from the coding sequence GTGGGAACGGCCTGGCAGGGGCTGGTCAGGGGGGTTGAGCTCCTTGTAGGCCTGGATCCCGGAGTGCTGGAGGTGGTGTGGCTCACCCTGAGGGTCTGCGGCCAAGCCACCGTCTTAAGCGTTCTGGTAGGCGTGCCCCTGGGTGCCTTCCTGGCCTTTCGCAGATTCCTCGGCCGGGGGCTGGTGGTAAGTGTAGTAAACACTTTGATGGGGATACCGCCTACGGTGGTCGGCCTGTGGGTGAGCTTCCTCCTGTGGCGCAGCGGTCCCCTGGGACGGCTGGAATTGATCTACACCCCTACGGCCATCGTCATAGCCCAGGCGGTCATCGCCGCGCCGCTGGTCACGGGCCTGTCCATGGCGGCCTTCCAGCAATTGCCGCAGAAACTGCCGGCCCAGATCCTGGCCCTGGGGGCTTCCCCAGTACAGCTTTTCTGGACCCTCCTCAAAGAAGCCCGGCTGGGGCTGCTGGCAGCAGTGATAGCCGGGTTCGGCGGCGTAGTCTCCGAAGTGGGAGCGTCCATGATGGTGGGGGGGAACATCCTCCACCACACGCGGGTGCTGACTACGGCCATCGTTATGGAAGTGAGCCGCGGGAATTTTGCCATGGCCTGGGCTTTGAGCTTTATCCTCCTGGGTTTGAGTTTTACGGTTACGGCCGTTCTTACCTTGTTGCAGCAGGGGAGGCGCAGGTATGGGGATTAG
- a CDS encoding N-acetylmuramoyl-L-alanine amidase → MTKRIGLDPGHGGSDPGAVGVNGLREKEVTLAVALLVAELLSRAGIEVVLSREKDVDVSLAERAALFNRAGLDLVVSLHINSSENPRADYLSTYILGPGGQAERVARTIQDELVRALGWPDGGVRQAGFYILRETEAPAVLVEMGFLSNPQEAQALKKEEVRQTLSRALARGIALHLGLDPAVFSPGSDIAGHWAEATIRRCLELGLMHGYPDATFRPDNFATRAELAASLVNLLDKVKANNL, encoded by the coding sequence ATGACCAAGCGCATCGGCCTGGATCCCGGCCACGGCGGCTCCGATCCGGGAGCCGTGGGGGTGAACGGTCTCCGGGAAAAGGAAGTAACCCTGGCCGTGGCCCTGCTGGTGGCAGAACTCCTTTCCAGGGCGGGGATAGAGGTGGTACTGTCCCGCGAGAAGGACGTGGATGTGTCCCTGGCCGAGAGGGCGGCCCTCTTTAACCGGGCCGGCCTAGACCTGGTGGTCAGCCTCCACATCAACAGCTCGGAGAATCCCCGCGCCGACTACCTTAGCACTTATATCCTGGGCCCGGGCGGCCAGGCGGAAAGGGTCGCCAGAACCATCCAGGATGAGCTGGTCCGGGCTCTGGGGTGGCCGGACGGCGGGGTGCGGCAGGCTGGCTTTTACATCCTGCGGGAAACGGAAGCCCCGGCGGTGCTGGTGGAGATGGGCTTCCTCAGCAATCCCCAGGAAGCCCAGGCCTTAAAGAAGGAGGAAGTGCGCCAGACTCTTAGCCGGGCCCTGGCCCGGGGTATTGCCCTCCACTTGGGGCTCGATCCCGCAGTATTTTCACCCGGCAGCGATATTGCCGGCCACTGGGCCGAAGCCACCATCAGGCGATGTCTGGAACTGGGCCTCATGCACGGTTACCCCGACGCCACCTTCCGGCCGGATAATTTCGCCACCCGGGCGGAGCTGGCGGCCAGCCTGGTAAATCTCCTGGACAAAGTAAAGGCCAACAACCTATAA